One window from the genome of Malacoplasma penetrans HF-2 encodes:
- a CDS encoding P35 family lipoprotein produces the protein MKIKKIKLLKALAMTGAFGIVATVPVIVSSCSSTSDNNGNNNGGNGNQQTQTITPELNETVNLSGSLSDIYDSTGTLNANQKIAADIKDNHLSDVFANGQALSEVSDLSVTVSGEFSRALWTGLTFNGETGNWEDSEDNSNNITIADANKLVYTSESDQINIESLDDLHNKLSVRETLKTALENAGVASIPETTTLAVSNNLGFTNGDLLHVNVTATPTGASATATNYDLQIPVSNLNLVVPNLTITVAGTNVGEANRTTTNFNFNVGIDPTLNFSQTGNAPSATTDEVTGDDAASTILQKLGYTTATGSTDLSNDKISAALGIYNCKFTPTNATENTSATATNNGNKVYTVTVTAEPYDTSYVWDDGSSGSKEFTFDVSLTVN, from the coding sequence ATGAAAATTAAAAAAATTAAATTATTGAAAGCTTTGGCTATGACCGGGGCTTTTGGAATTGTTGCAACAGTTCCAGTGATTGTTTCTTCTTGTTCTTCAACAAGTGATAACAATGGAAATAATAATGGTGGTAATGGAAACCAACAAACTCAAACTATTACACCTGAACTTAATGAAACTGTAAACTTAAGCGGTTCTTTATCTGATATTTATGATTCAACAGGAACTCTAAATGCGAATCAAAAAATAGCTGCTGATATTAAAGATAATCATTTAAGTGATGTTTTTGCCAATGGTCAAGCATTAAGTGAAGTATCTGATCTATCTGTTACAGTTAGTGGAGAATTTTCAAGAGCATTATGAACAGGTTTAACTTTTAATGGTGAAACTGGAAATTGAGAAGATTCTGAAGATAATTCAAATAATATAACAATTGCAGATGCAAACAAGCTTGTATATACATCTGAAAGTGATCAAATAAATATTGAATCATTAGATGATTTGCACAATAAACTAAGTGTAAGAGAAACTTTAAAAACTGCTTTAGAAAATGCTGGTGTTGCTAGTATTCCAGAAACTACTACATTAGCAGTAAGTAATAATCTAGGTTTTACAAATGGAGACTTACTTCATGTTAATGTAACTGCTACACCAACAGGAGCTAGTGCAACTGCAACTAATTATGATTTACAAATTCCTGTTTCAAATCTTAATTTAGTGGTTCCTAATTTAACAATTACTGTTGCTGGAACAAATGTAGGTGAAGCTAATAGAACTACAACTAACTTTAATTTTAATGTTGGGATTGATCCTACACTTAATTTTAGTCAAACAGGTAATGCCCCATCGGCAACAACTGATGAAGTTACAGGAGATGATGCTGCATCAACTATATTACAAAAATTAGGTTACACTACTGCAACTGGTAGTACTGATTTAAGCAATGACAAAATTTCAGCTGCTCTAGGAATTTATAATTGTAAATTTACTCCAACAAATGCAACTGAAAATACTAGTGCTACTGCAACAAACAATGGTAATAAAGTTTATACAGTTACTGTAACTGCAGAACCATATGATACAAGTTATGTATGAGATGATGGATCTTCAGGTTCTAAAGAATTTACTTTTGATGTAAGCTTGACTGTTAATTAA
- a CDS encoding flavodoxin, producing MANNKTLIAYFSLTQNTKKAANALHSKVKSDVFEILAKQPYTAQDIDYNTKDCRAEVEANTDARPEVANKIENFDDYDVFFIGFPIWWYTVPKVVCTFLESYDFKNKTVIPFCTSGGSSLESIISDFKKCVPNANVKKGKLISSYSLNNDIQSLINQLD from the coding sequence ATGGCTAATAATAAAACTTTAATTGCTTATTTTTCATTAACTCAAAATACTAAAAAAGCAGCAAATGCATTACATTCAAAAGTTAAATCAGATGTTTTTGAAATATTAGCAAAACAACCATATACAGCACAAGATATTGATTACAATACAAAAGATTGTCGTGCAGAAGTTGAAGCTAATACAGATGCAAGACCAGAAGTTGCTAATAAAATAGAAAATTTTGATGATTATGATGTTTTCTTTATTGGATTTCCAATTTGATGATATACAGTTCCAAAAGTTGTTTGTACTTTTTTAGAATCTTATGATTTTAAAAACAAAACAGTTATACCTTTTTGTACATCAGGAGGTTCTTCTTTAGAATCAATAATCTCAGATTTTAAAAAATGTGTTCCTAATGCAAATGTTAAAAAAGGAAAACTAATTAGTAGTTATTCATTAAATAATGATATTCAAAGTCTAATTAATCAATTAGATTAA
- a CDS encoding DIP1984 family protein yields the protein MKLAEALQERADLSRSIEELKNRLKTNVLVQEGEKPSEDPLKLKQDLDNAIERFHYLVAKINLTNSLIKVDGITLTEMIAKKDALLVKIQAYKDVAYSGSQGSYRARNSEIKIKSTIIVSNWQSKIDSMSKELRLLDNKLQESNWAIDLIE from the coding sequence ATGAAATTAGCAGAAGCTTTACAAGAAAGAGCAGATTTAAGCAGAAGTATTGAAGAATTAAAAAATCGTTTAAAAACTAATGTTTTAGTTCAAGAAGGAGAAAAACCTTCAGAAGATCCACTTAAATTAAAACAAGACTTAGATAATGCAATTGAACGTTTTCATTATTTAGTAGCCAAAATTAATTTAACTAATTCTTTAATTAAAGTTGATGGAATTACTTTAACTGAAATGATTGCTAAAAAGGATGCACTTTTAGTTAAGATTCAAGCTTATAAAGATGTTGCATATTCTGGAAGCCAAGGTTCATATCGTGCAAGAAATAGTGAGATTAAAATTAAATCTACTATTATAGTTTCTAACTGACAATCTAAAATTGATAGTATGTCTAAAGAACTACGTTTATTAGATAACAAATTACAAGAAAGTAATTGAGCAATTGATCTAATTGAATAA
- a CDS encoding P35 family lipoprotein — translation MKIKKIKLLKALALTGAFGIVATVPIIVSSCSSTDNGGSGNNTGGNGNQGDGGGSGNTDQQENKTVKPELKDNVELNGKLSTIYGTDSKTTNELISEDIKANPENYFTNGSELKDVINQSTVTVDGGFSASQWTEGSDYTTWSAVTGVVKVTYPAAAPQIDIASLNALKQETFKDDTTIQAFLTAANLSFSNTSSFTVENKLGLTNGDLLHVNIKANRTAANGGNLNLDLQIPVSNINLKTILKVSVSATNNSTGTNIEAVSDLTTNFSYNIGIDSTLNFTQTGTAPTATTAEANNATEVLKKLGYQTGNNLDNDKISAALGIYNCKFTPKSATEKQGATAGLGGNKVYTVVVDAAPYDSNYVWDDGSTDTKEFSFDVSLTVN, via the coding sequence ATGAAAATTAAAAAAATTAAATTATTGAAAGCTCTTGCATTAACCGGAGCTTTTGGAATTGTTGCAACAGTTCCAATAATTGTTTCATCTTGTTCTTCTACTGATAATGGTGGATCAGGAAATAATACAGGTGGAAATGGAAATCAAGGTGATGGTGGAGGATCAGGCAATACTGACCAACAAGAAAATAAAACTGTTAAGCCAGAACTTAAAGATAATGTGGAATTAAATGGTAAATTAAGCACTATTTATGGAACAGATTCTAAAACTACAAATGAATTAATATCAGAAGATATTAAAGCAAATCCAGAAAATTATTTTACTAATGGTTCTGAATTAAAAGATGTTATTAATCAATCTACTGTAACTGTAGATGGTGGATTTAGTGCATCTCAATGAACTGAAGGAAGTGATTATACTACATGATCTGCAGTTACAGGAGTTGTTAAAGTTACTTACCCTGCTGCTGCACCACAAATAGATATTGCTTCATTAAATGCATTAAAACAAGAAACATTTAAAGATGATACTACTATACAAGCTTTTTTAACTGCTGCAAATTTAAGTTTTTCTAACACTTCAAGTTTTACAGTTGAAAATAAATTAGGCTTAACAAATGGAGACTTACTTCATGTAAATATAAAAGCAAATAGAACTGCAGCTAATGGAGGAAATCTTAATTTAGATTTACAAATCCCTGTATCTAACATTAACTTAAAAACAATACTTAAAGTTTCAGTTAGTGCAACAAATAATTCTACTGGAACAAATATAGAAGCAGTAAGTGATTTAACTACAAACTTTAGTTACAACATTGGAATAGATTCAACGCTTAACTTTACTCAAACTGGTACTGCTCCTACTGCTACTACAGCTGAAGCTAATAATGCAACAGAAGTTCTTAAAAAATTAGGGTATCAAACAGGCAATAATTTGGATAATGATAAAATATCAGCAGCTCTAGGAATTTACAATTGTAAATTTACTCCTAAGAGTGCTACAGAAAAACAAGGTGCTACAGCAGGTCTTGGTGGTAATAAAGTTTATACTGTTGTAGTAGATGCAGCACCATATGATTCTAACTATGTTTGAGATGATGGTTCAACAGATACTAAAGAGTTTTCTTTTGATGTTAGTTTAACTGTAAACTAA